A single Marinitoga aeolica DNA region contains:
- a CDS encoding polysaccharide biosynthesis protein — protein MKRKIELIIVDYLLFFMSYYIALFFRFQTDFAEMQKYILPVIIFPVVMVIVMYYNKIYDHIWRFATLKEIKPIIYSSFIGYMFNFLIIEGIRRVWIHNLAIPISVGFMTALLGAILIIFSRVWWFSRNKNVIDKVSDNKKILIIGAGDAGVELLDEFLKHPSFGKVIGFLDDDESKIGRKIRNIKILGKTSEVMTYVEKYSVNEVIIAIPSATSEQLRRIIDNIDTKKVRLKTLPGIFEILNNKVSLGFLRDVNIEDLLGRKEVKVNFDEIGYYVTNKKVLVTGAGGSIGSEICRQVAALKPEKLFILGRGENSIFNINKELKEKFPDLKVVEIIGDVTNINRIKYIFKRFTPDVVFHAAAHKHVPLMEKNPSEAFRVNAYGTYILAKKSIEHGVKHFIYISTDKAINPTSIMGTSKRFGEIIIRSLAQNSKTKFAIVRFGNVLGSRGSVIPIFREQIKNGGPVTVTDPKMKRYFMTIPEAVALVLQAGSFANKGEVFVLNMGEPVSIDKLAREMIRLSGYIPDQDIKVVYTGVRPGEKLYEELFLDSEEFVKTENDRIFILKENNVLSKNELEKLINSIVLSFEENDYDIMNQLIRKYIPESTSGIKRDIAY, from the coding sequence ATGAAAAGAAAAATTGAATTAATTATTGTAGATTATTTATTATTTTTTATGAGCTATTATATAGCTCTATTTTTTAGGTTTCAAACTGATTTTGCTGAAATGCAAAAATATATTTTACCGGTTATTATTTTTCCAGTTGTAATGGTTATAGTGATGTATTATAATAAAATATATGATCACATATGGCGTTTTGCAACATTAAAAGAAATAAAACCGATAATATATTCTTCATTCATAGGATATATGTTTAATTTTTTGATTATTGAGGGTATAAGAAGAGTATGGATTCATAACCTTGCTATTCCAATATCAGTTGGTTTTATGACAGCTCTCTTGGGTGCAATACTGATTATTTTTAGCAGAGTATGGTGGTTTTCCAGAAATAAAAATGTAATTGATAAAGTTTCTGATAATAAAAAAATATTAATAATTGGTGCAGGAGATGCAGGGGTTGAATTATTGGATGAATTTTTAAAACATCCGTCTTTTGGTAAAGTGATAGGTTTTTTAGATGATGATGAGTCTAAGATAGGAAGAAAAATAAGAAATATAAAAATTTTGGGTAAAACTTCTGAAGTGATGACATATGTAGAGAAGTATAGTGTAAATGAAGTTATTATAGCAATACCTTCTGCTACTTCAGAACAGCTTAGAAGGATAATTGATAATATTGATACAAAAAAGGTGAGATTGAAGACATTACCAGGAATATTTGAAATATTAAATAATAAAGTTTCTTTAGGTTTTTTAAGGGATGTAAATATAGAAGATTTACTTGGAAGGAAAGAAGTAAAAGTTAATTTTGATGAAATAGGTTATTATGTTACAAATAAAAAGGTATTAGTAACCGGGGCAGGTGGAAGCATAGGTTCTGAAATTTGTAGACAGGTTGCAGCATTAAAACCAGAAAAATTATTTATTTTGGGTCGTGGAGAAAATAGCATTTTTAATATAAATAAAGAACTGAAAGAAAAGTTTCCTGATTTAAAAGTGGTAGAAATTATAGGAGATGTAACTAATATTAATAGAATAAAATATATCTTCAAAAGATTTACTCCTGATGTGGTTTTTCATGCTGCGGCACATAAACATGTACCTTTAATGGAAAAAAATCCATCAGAAGCATTTAGGGTAAATGCATATGGAACGTATATACTCGCAAAAAAATCGATTGAACATGGTGTAAAACATTTTATTTATATATCAACAGATAAAGCAATAAATCCTACTTCTATAATGGGAACTTCAAAAAGGTTTGGAGAAATAATAATTAGATCATTAGCTCAGAATTCAAAAACAAAATTTGCTATCGTTAGATTTGGAAATGTTCTTGGAAGTAGAGGAAGCGTTATTCCAATATTTAGAGAACAAATAAAGAATGGAGGCCCTGTTACGGTTACAGATCCAAAAATGAAAAGATATTTTATGACTATACCTGAGGCAGTTGCTTTGGTATTACAAGCGGGTTCTTTTGCTAATAAAGGTGAAGTTTTTGTTTTAAATATGGGAGAGCCTGTATCAATTGATAAATTAGCTCGAGAGATGATCAGACTATCAGGATATATACCAGATCAGGATATAAAAGTGGTATATACTGGCGTTAGGCCAGGAGAAAAACTTTATGAAGAGTTATTTTTAGATTCGGAGGAATTTGTTAAAACGGAAAATGACAGAATATTTATTCTTAAAGAGAACAATGTTTTAAGTAAAAATGAATTAGAAAAACTAATAAATAGTATTGTTTTATCTTTTGAAGAAAATGATTATGATATTATGAATCAATTGATAAGAAAGTATATACCAGAATCAACATCAGGAATAAAAAGAGATATAGCTTATTAA